From one Solanum lycopersicum chromosome 12, SLM_r2.1 genomic stretch:
- the LOC101251066 gene encoding eukaryotic peptide chain release factor subunit 1-3, whose amino-acid sequence MSDGQESDKNIEIWKIKKLIKALEAARGNGTSMISLIMPPRDQVSRVTKMLGDEFGTASNIKSRVNRQSVLGAITSAQQRLKLYNKVPPNGLVLYTGTIVTDDGKEKKVTIDFEPFKPINASLYLCDNKFHTEALNELLESDDKFGFIVMDGNGTLFGTLSGNTREVLHKFSVDLPKKHGRGGQSALRFARLRMEKRHNYVRKTAELATQFYINPATSQPNVSGLILAGSADFKTELSQSDMFDPRLQAKILNVVDVSYGGENGFNQAIELSAEILANVKFIQEKKLIGKYFEEISQDTGKYVFGVDDTLKVLEMGAIETLIVWENLDITRYVLKNSGSGETVVKHLNKGQEADQSNFRDPATNAELEVQEKLSLLEWFANEYRKFGCSLEFVTNKSQEGSQFCRGFGGIGGLLRYQLDVRAFDELSDDGEVYEDSD is encoded by the coding sequence ATGTCGGATGGTCAGGAGAGCGATAAGAATATTGAGATATGGAAGATTAAGAAACTTATCAAGGCACTGGAAGCTGCTAGAGGCAATGGCACAAGCATGATTTCACTTATCATGCCTCCACGTGATCAAGTATCTCGTGTTACCAAGATGCTTGGAGATGAGTTTGGAACTGCATCAAATATTAAGAGCAGAGTAAATCGACAATCTGTTCTTGGTGCAATCACATCTGCTCAGCAGAGGCTTAAACTCTACAACAAGGTTCCACCAAATGGGCTTGTTCTTTACACTGGAACAATTGTGACCGATGATGGGAAAGAAAAGAAGGTTACTATTGATTTTGAGCCATTCAAGCCCATTAATGCATCACTCTATCTTTGTGACAACAAATTCCACACTGAAGCCCTGAATGAACTTCTGGAATCTGATGACAAATTTGGATTTATAGTGATGGATGGGAATGGGACTCTTTTTGGGACATTGAGTGGCAACACGCGTGAGGTCCTTCATAAGTTTAGTGTTGATTTGCCCAAGAAACACGGAAGAGGAGGACAATCAGCCTTGCGTTTTGCTCGTCTCCGAATGGAGAAACGACATAACTACGTGAGGAAGACAGCTGAGCTTGCaactcaattttatataaatccTGCCACCAGTCAGCCCAATGTCTCCGGCCTGATACTCGCTGGTTCTGCTGACTTCAAAACAGAGCTCAGTCAATCTGATATGTTTGATCCTCGTCTTCAGGCTAAGATTCTAAATGTGGTTGATGTTTCTTATGGAGGAGAAAATGGTTTCAACCAAGCAATTGAGCTGTCTGCTGAGATCTTAGCGAATGTGAAGTTTATACAAGAGAAGAAATTGATAGGCAAGTACTTTGAGGAGATTAGTCAGGACACTGGGAAATACGTCTTTGGAGTGGATGATACATTAAAAGTTCTGGAAATGGGTGCTATTGAGACACTTATTGTGTGGGAAAATCTGGATATTACTAGGTATGTGCTGAAAAATAGCGGTTCTGGAGAAACTGTTGTCAAACACTTGAACAAGGGGCAGGAGGCTGATCAGAGTAACTTCCGTGATCCTGCTACAAATGCAGAATTAGAGGTTCAGGAAAAATTGTCACTGCTCGAGTGGTTTGCTAATGAGTACAGGAAATTTGGTTGTAGTCTGGAGTTTGTGACCAACAAGTCACAAGAAGGATCTCAGTTTTGTCGAGGTTTTGGTGGTATTGGAGGACTCCTCCGTTATCAGCTTGATGTTCGAGCTTTTGATGAGCTTTCTGATGATGGTGAAGTTTACGAAGACTCAGACTAG